The following coding sequences are from one Scylla paramamosain isolate STU-SP2022 chromosome 21, ASM3559412v1, whole genome shotgun sequence window:
- the LOC135111206 gene encoding protein transport protein Sec61 subunit alpha, producing MGIKFLEVIKPFCAVLPEIQKPERRIQFREKVLWTAITLFIFLVCCQIPLFGIMSSDSADPFYWIRVILASNRGTLMELGISPIVTSSLIMQLLAGAKIIEVGDTPKDRALFNGAQKLFGMMITIGQAIVYVMTGMYGDPSDLGAGVCLLIIIQLFVAGLIVLLLDELLQKGYGLGSGISLFIATNICETIVWKAFSPATVNTGRGTEFEGAVIALFHLLATRQDKVRALREAFYRQNLPNLTNLLATVLIFGIVIYFQGFRVDLPIKSARYRGQYSSYPIKLFYTSNIPIILQSALVSNLYVISQMLAVKFQGNFFVGLLGVWADTGSGGPGRASYPVGGLCYYMSPPESFGHILEDPIHAFIYIGFMLGSCAFFSKTWIEVSGSSAKDVAKQLKEQQMVMRGHREKSMIHELNRYIPTAAAFGGLCIGALSVLADFLGAIGSGTGILLAVTIIYQYFEIFVKEQSEMGGMSTLLF from the exons ATGGGCA TAAAATTCCTAGAAGTGATAAAACCGTTCTGTGCGGTTCTGCCAGAAATTCAGAAGCCAGAACGTAGAATTCAGTTCAGAGAAAAAGTATTATGGACGGCCATcaccctcttcatcttcttagtCTGCTGCCAG ATTCCCTTGTTTGGGATCATGAGCTCAGACTCGGCCGACCCTTTCTACTGGATCCGTGTCATCCTGGCTAGCAACAGAGGAACCCTGATGGAGTTGGGTATTTCACCCATTGTCACTTCCAGTCTCATCATGCAGCTCTTGGCAGGAGCAAAGATCATTGAG GTGGGTGACACACCAAAGGATCGTGCCCTGTTCAATGGAGCGCAGAAGCTGTTCGGTATGATGATCACCATTGGTCAGGCCATTGTATATGTGATGACTGGCATGTATGGTGATCCCTCAGACCTTGGAGCTGGTGTGtgtcttctcatcatcatccagCTGTTTGTTGCTGGACTTATTGTGTTGCTGCTGGATGAGCTGCTGCAGAAG GGTTATGGTCTTGGGTCTGGTATTTCCCTCTTCATTGCCACCAATATCTGTGAAACCATTGTGTGGAAGGCCTTCTCTCCTGCCACTGTGAACACCGGGCGTGGCACAGAATTTGAGGGTGCTGTCATtgccctcttccatctcctggCCACCAGACAAGATAAG GTGCGAGCCCTGCGTGAGGCCTTCTACCGCCAGAATCTGCCCAATCTCACCAACCTGCTGGCCACTGTCCTCATCTTCGGCATTGTCATATACTTCCAG GGCTTCCGAGTGGACTTGCCCATCAAGTCAGCTCGCTACAGAGGACAGTATTCCTCTTATCCCATCAAGCTCTTCTATACTTCCAACATTCCAATTATTCTGCAGTCTGCTCTGGTCTCCAACCTTTATGTCATCTCTCAG ATGTTGGCAGTAAAGTTCCAGGGCAACTTCTTTGTTGGCCTGCTGGGAGTGTGGGCAGACACTGGCTCGGGAGGTCCAGGTCGCGCCTCTTACCCTGTTGGTGGCTTGTGTTACTACATGTCTCCACCAGAGTCCTTTGGCCACATCCTTGAGGACCCAATCCATGCCTTCATCTACATTGGGTTCATGCTTGGCTCCTGTGCTTTCTTCTCCAAGACCTGGATTGAAGTGTCTGGATCATCAGCTAAAGAT GTTGCCAAGCAGTTGAAGGAGCAGCAGATGGTGATGCGTGGCCACCGTGAGAAGTCCATGATCCACGAACTGAACCGTTACattcctactgctgctgcctttGGTGGTCTCTGCATTGGTGCACTCTCAGTGTTGGCCGACTTCCTTGGTGCAATTGGATCAGGAACGG GTATCCTGCTTGCTGTGACGATCATCTACCAGTACTTTGAGATTTTCGTAAAGGAGCAGAGTGAAATGGGTGGTATGAGTACCTTACTATTCTAA
- the LOC135111296 gene encoding glutamate receptor-like has product MNTCSCRSFAHRRCLKQEPLSSRLASSLFRSYYECKGIPCSALRHLASMALQGAHLKVAAEVWVPWVMLKESPDGTGLHASGILVDLMKILASRLNFTYSVLRPVDGEWGRFLPNGSATGMIGMNQRQEVDMALGPFSVTYDRSKVVDYARTIHIDSFGIFLPRPRLEKDLAGFTKPFAWQVWVVLGAAIALSMGLSILFNWVGRGWILSRAGEYIADPIWVIKSLLVETIVSMPEMLTGRVLLGAWLVSALIVQSAYQGVLTSMLAVPWVTVPVDSLEDLVSQTRIPYSFESGTHLHNMFQKAESGLFKIVNENGFQVVSLFEERERMKEQRFALICDFFSMKKVMSDDFSKTAKCNYYIAKEPIWINSLSFTFPKKSHVLPLINKWLVRLLESGMVNRWIHEYSFNATACLLPPGKENGITTKVLTMEDLSGIFLILVTGLAMATVVFALEKLIEMLYVS; this is encoded by the exons ATGAATACATGTTCTTGTCGCTCATTCGCTCATCGACGCTGTTTGAAGCAAGAGCCCTTGTCCAGTCGCCTCGCCTCCAGCCTGTTTAG ATCCTACTACGAGTGCAAAGGAATTCCCTGCAGTGCTCTTAGACATCTGGCAAGCATGGCACTACAAGGGGCTCATCTGAAGGTGGCGGCGGAGGTGTGGGTGCCGTGGGTCATGCTGAAGGAGTCACCAGATGGCACTGGACTGCACGCCTCAGGGATCCTCGTCGATTTGATGAAGATTCTCGCATCCAGACTCAATTTTAC GTACAGCGTGTTGCGTCCTGTCGACGGTGAGTGGGGCCGCTTCCTACCCAACGGCTCAGCCACGGGGATGATCGGTATGAACCAGAGACAG GAGGTGGACATGGCGCTGGGTCCGTTCAGTGTCACGTACGATCGATCTAAAGTTGTGGATTACGCCAGGACTATTCACATTGATAGTTTCGGTATCTTTCTCCCGCGGCCACGCCTCGAGAAGGACTTGGCCGGCTTCACCAAACCCTTTGCGTGGCAG GTGTGGGTGGTGCTCGGAGCGGCGATAGCGCTGAGCATGGGCTTGTCCATCCTCTTCAACTGGGTCGGTCGTGGGTGGATTCTTTCTAGAGCTGGAGAATACATTGCTGATCCCATTTGGGTGATCAAATCGCTTCTGGTAGAAA CGATTGTCAGCATGCCCGAGATGCTGACGGGGCGGGTGCTGCTCGGGGCGTGGCTGGTATCGGCTCTCATCGTGCAGTCGGCGTACCAGGGCGTGCTGACCTCTATGCTGGCCGTGCCTTGGGTCACCGTACCCGTAGATTCCCTAGAGGACCTGGTCAGCCAGACTCGCATTCCTTATTCCTTCGAGTCTGGCACGCATCTACACAATATGTTTCAA AAAGCCGAATCCGGACTATTCAAAATCGTAAACGAAAACGGCTTCCAAGTTGTGAGTCTCTTTGAAGAGCGAGAGCGAATGAAGGAGCAACGATTCGCTTTAATTTGTGactttttttccatgaagaAA GTAATGAGTGACGACTTCAGCAAGACTGCCAAGTGCAACTATTACATCGCCAAGGAGCCCATATGGATCAACTCGCTGTCCTTCACCTTCCCCAAGAAAAGCCACGTCCTCCCGCTCATAAACAAGTG GTTGGTGAGATTATTGGAGTCTGGGATGGTGAACCGTTGGATCCACGAGTACTCCTTCAACGCCACGGCCTGCCTCCTGCCGCCGGGGAAGGAGAACGGCATCACCACGAAGGTCCTCACCATGGAAGACCTGAGCGGCATCTTCCTCATTCTGGTGACAG GGCTGGCGATGGCGACGGTCGTGTTTGCTCTGGAGAAACTGATCGAAATGCTGTACGTTAGTTAA